AACAGAGATTAGATTTCATGATTCCTTATAATTTCAAAATGCTGTTACCCAACCCCTTTCGGATAACTTTTGATGGGGGAAATTACTAGGTTCGAAGTAAGCAAGAGCTTTTGCTCTGAATTGTTTTGGGGGCAGAACCTTCTTAGAGCCATAACATCCGTAATCACAAAAGGCAGCGTACCGATTGGAGAACACCACCTTTTAGTATGACACTTTAATACTTAGTATGAATCTTTATTACTTGGTATAAAACTTTATTCTACTCACACAGGACACCGAAACCTACGAGCTGTCAGAGAGCAATAGTTTGATCGGAAATGTACCTGTTCAAGCTACTCATAACGATACGATAGTAATCTTGCAAGGATAAATGCTGATATTAAAGCACTGGAAAGAGAGATAGCGGTGATGGCCTTTTTATCCAATCGTGGTCATCAAAGTCATGGTGATAAGAACTACTTAATTTTTGAGTACGATTAGTATAAAAGATTTGGAGCTTTAGCTCCCCTGCTCGACATGCGGAAGGGGGTAGTCAGTCACTCTTGATATCTAGCACGATTTTGCCCCAAACCTGTTTAGGACACATTTCTAGTCACTTCAGTTTGACCAAGTTTATCTAACGCCTCACTATGTATTCAGTTGAATATTAAGCTAACTTATAAGCGGACAAAAAGAGTTGGGTTCAAGTCAGGGGCGTAAGATAAGTCAACAACTAGATCTAAAGGATAATATTAATGGGCAAAGCAAAATCAGTCACAATTGCAGGGAAGCTATTTAAGAAACAAGGCGACGCTATTAGCTATTTCACCGAGCAGAAGGAAGAACAGCTATCAAGCGGATTAATTCAGGCAGGTGAGCTATATGAAGCACTCAAAGATGTATACGTAAGATACTGTGATAACTCACCAGGTTATGAGCTAAATGGTCGATTGATTACAGCTTTCAGTGTTGCCTACGAGAAACGTCAAAATAATGGTGTATGGGCATCACACCCTTGTTATAAGGTTCATTTCTCCAATGACGAGATAAGACCATTTTCAATCGTTAAAGCTGTTAGATCAGTCGCTGAAAGTGTCTAATGTGGCGATAATTTATTATTTGATACCTGAAGTCGGCTTACTGAATAGATACCCCAGCATTGGTTTAGAGTGCGGCATTTGGAAATTTTTATAGAAGCAGATAACTAATATGAAACTCACAAAAATTGAAGTGCATAATTTCCGTTCAATCAAGGATATTGCTATTGAGGTTAACCCTTATTCTTTGATTGTTGGAGAAAATAACTCAGGAAAAACAAACCTTTTGTCGGCGTTGCGCGTATTTTATGAAGAAAGTGGCTTAAAGTTCGATACTAAGAGAGATTTCCCCAAATTTTCAACTGATGATAAAGAGAGTTGGATTGAACTTTCTTTCTTAACTACACCAGAAGAACAAGACTCCCTGAAGGAAGAGTATCGTTCAGCAGATCGAGTTCTTAAGGTACGTAAATATCTTCAGTCAGAGCATGGATTAGTTCAGTCTAAACAATCAAATATTTATGCTTATGAGAACGGGCAGTTATCTAACAATTTGTTTTACGGTGCTGCTAACGTATCCACATCTAAGCTAGGTAGTGTTATCTACATACCAGCAGTTAGTAAGGTCGAAGATAGCATGAAAACTACAGGACCTTCACCATTTAGAAATATGGTTAACGTGGTGATGAAAAAGGCTATTGCTAGTAGTGAGTCATTTAAGACGTTAACAACCGCATTTAACGAATTCAATAAAGTATTTAAACAGGAAGAAATTAGCGGATTTTCAATTGATGGTGTTAAATCTGAAATAAATAGTGAATTGAAACAATGGGGTGTAGGTTTTGATATTGAAGTGTCCCCTATTAACACTGATGACCTAGTCAAGAGCTTGTTAAAGCCACATATTGAAGATAGTAACCTTGGTGAGCGAGTGGATATTTCGTCATTTGGCCAAGGTTTACAACGCCATTTGATATATACACTCATCAAGCTTTCAGCTAAATATAGTGCTAAAACCAAATCAACCAAAAAAGATTTTAACCCCGATTTTTCATTGATACTATTTGAAGAGCCTGAGGCATTTTTACATCCCGCACAGCAAGATGTGCTTTACCGAAGCTTAAATAAACTAGTTTCAGACGAGCAGCAACAAGTATTAGTTTCGACGCATTCATCAGTTTTCGTTAGCAAGTCAATCGACTCAATAAACTCTATTTCTCGACTTTTCAAAGAAACAGATTCTACAACAGCTTATCAAATAACAGAGCGTTCTCTAAAGGAAATACTATCAAACAACCTAGTTGCTGCAAGAGTTCATGGGGAAGATAAGTCTCCCGAATTTGATGAGGAAGTAAGAGCTGCTGATGAAGCGATAAAGTACTTTTTGTGGCTAGATACAGAGCGTTCAAATCTCTTCTTTGCAAGACATGTACTATTGTGTGAAGGACCATCTGAAAAAGTATTGCTTGATTGCTTAGCTGATAGTGATTGGGAGTTTTTGAGAGAACAGCGCGTATACATCTTAGATTGTGTAGGTAAATTTAATTTGCATCGATTTATGCATTTACTCAATGTATTAGGTATTAAACACTCTGTACTATTTGATGGAGATAATGACGCTGTAAATAAGTTCATTAATCATAAAGTTTGGAATGGCATCATCCAAGGAGCCAAGACACCTTGTACAACAGGATTGCATCAGTTTGAGTCTGATTTAGAAGATTTCCTCCAAATACCTAAACCTGATAAAAAACGGAGCGATTTAAAGCCTATCAACGTGTTGAAAGCACACCATGAAAATGCATTAGATGCAGGCAGACTAAGTATGCTTAAAGAGGTTATTAGAGATTTAGTCAGTTCTGAGACTGACCACACGTGATGTTACACGGAATGCATACCAACGGCACATTAGAAAAGCCTTCAATGTGGATTCGCCTGAACGTAGTTTTTTCGAAGCCAATGGCTTAAGGGACAATCTTAACTCATTTCTGTCCAGAAGTGTGTTTGAATGGAGTAGTTCAATCTGTGGAAACTCAGACAATGAGTATGATACACCAATTATTTATTATAAAAACTGAGCAAACAATGATCAGTTCCTAAAAATGTAGAAAAGCACGCCTTCCTGCTCAGCATTATTCGAAGTAACCAATTGGGTTAACGTAAGGTCCCAGCCTAGAAAGCCAACATTTTCACCTTACGAGCAAACTCTCGATGTTTTGGTGAACATCTTCCAGGTCTGATAAGCGTCCCGATACAATTATACTAAGAGGAGTTCTTTGGGAAAAAAAATCGTTGCCGTTTTTGCTACCCATGAAATTATTAATATTCTTCGGATTGCTGAATATTTGTCGAAGAGATGCATGTATGTTGAGGATATGACTCACTCTTGTAGCAGCCTCCAAGTCATCATCGCCCAATATCACATCAATTTCCTCCTGACTCGCTCCCCACTGTTCTAGTAGCCTTCTGGCAACTTTCACCCCAACATCTAATTGTTTGCAGCTCATACACTCTCCTTATGAAACATATGAAATTGAATTAAAGATTTAGCCATGCACTTCCCTACTCGTCTTCATGGCTTTCATTTTGCTGCCTATGTGTCCTTAAAAGCTTCATAGTTATTGGTAGTTTATGTTGTTTTGAAGTTAGCCATCCATGCCCCCCTAACCTGCGGTCTAACTCTGCATAAGTCAAAGCCCTTCCATTTTCAAATATCCACTCGGACACTTTCTGAAAAATCTCTTTGTCTCTAGCCACCCAATCCACCCGATCAATATGGTACGCTCTCTGAGGAATCGGAAGAACTAATTCAAGCCACTCAGGATCATGCTGATAAAGCCAATAAAATGCAGCTTCGCAATTCTTCTTTACTTCTTGCCGGCATGAATTTGGATAGACCTTCACGAACTTAAAAATCGAATATTTGTACTTTCGCTTGAGCGATTCTCTCTTGCACTTTCTGCGCCACTCAACCAACCCATAGGTTGTTGATATAATTAATTCAATACTGCCTATCGACACACCAAACCTTTTAGCAATCACATTGCGATGAAAGCCCTTATAAGCCAACCTTACGATGGATTCTT
The Vibrio kanaloae genome window above contains:
- a CDS encoding ATP-dependent nuclease; protein product: MKLTKIEVHNFRSIKDIAIEVNPYSLIVGENNSGKTNLLSALRVFYEESGLKFDTKRDFPKFSTDDKESWIELSFLTTPEEQDSLKEEYRSADRVLKVRKYLQSEHGLVQSKQSNIYAYENGQLSNNLFYGAANVSTSKLGSVIYIPAVSKVEDSMKTTGPSPFRNMVNVVMKKAIASSESFKTLTTAFNEFNKVFKQEEISGFSIDGVKSEINSELKQWGVGFDIEVSPINTDDLVKSLLKPHIEDSNLGERVDISSFGQGLQRHLIYTLIKLSAKYSAKTKSTKKDFNPDFSLILFEEPEAFLHPAQQDVLYRSLNKLVSDEQQQVLVSTHSSVFVSKSIDSINSISRLFKETDSTTAYQITERSLKEILSNNLVAARVHGEDKSPEFDEEVRAADEAIKYFLWLDTERSNLFFARHVLLCEGPSEKVLLDCLADSDWEFLREQRVYILDCVGKFNLHRFMHLLNVLGIKHSVLFDGDNDAVNKFINHKVWNGIIQGAKTPCTTGLHQFESDLEDFLQIPKPDKKRSDLKPINVLKAHHENALDAGRLSMLKEVIRDLVSSETDHT